Proteins encoded by one window of Clostridium bornimense:
- a CDS encoding helix-turn-helix domain-containing protein, with product MAGNRSFKDYVADRFYNEIFAAIQSYTTDNYDDLDLRLYRVRNIGGIELSDIEVKFVSVNDLPGMKIEFDVVVETELEVRESDYHYDESENCRQWFMLTCSGDLACNLDDFTISSVTEYTSKNKQPKPMSDSLVPIIHKEQLESVATDFLRRHYPEALKTPMAIEPQVLAEKMGLTVEMREITKDFSVFGQLYFHDCDAVFYDEDSDEMVQTHVDARTIIVDPKAFFLRNLGSVNNTIVHECVHWDQHRKAFELERLYNSSVTRIKCQVVGGIKDNSRDATDWMEWQANALTPKIQMPLAMFKTQAFKYIKQFRTELGTSELIDVMEPVIDALATFFCVSRTAAKIRMIDAGYEEAIGTFTYIDGRYVKPHRFKKGALERNQTFSISAEDAAIQSITNPEMAALVGDGSYVYVDSHFVLNHPKYLTQDIFGQTVLTDYARTHMEECCLAFNLSVKSGCKERYYTECFLNRDKTSNIDFDIKYCNGFEHATPEKKAKILADTLAEETRIYNELPNSYTSSLKIVREWKNVTYKELAERILINERTIRRIVNGEEPGSINSIILICLGLHLPPNISSHIIRNSPFSLNFNNDSHIWYNFALTHLYPKSMDEIRAFLQEHGADPL from the coding sequence TTGGCAGGTAATCGTTCATTTAAAGACTATGTGGCAGATAGGTTCTATAATGAAATATTTGCTGCTATACAAAGTTACACCACGGATAACTACGATGATTTAGACTTAAGGCTATACAGGGTTCGGAATATTGGTGGCATAGAATTATCAGATATAGAAGTAAAGTTTGTATCTGTTAATGACTTACCAGGTATGAAAATAGAATTTGATGTTGTTGTAGAAACTGAATTAGAAGTCCGTGAGTCAGACTATCATTATGATGAATCGGAAAATTGTAGGCAGTGGTTTATGCTGACATGTTCAGGAGATTTGGCTTGCAATTTAGATGACTTTACAATCTCTAGTGTAACTGAGTATACCAGTAAAAATAAGCAGCCCAAACCTATGTCGGACTCTCTTGTCCCTATCATTCATAAGGAGCAACTTGAATCTGTCGCTACAGACTTTCTTCGCAGACATTACCCAGAAGCACTAAAAACCCCAATGGCAATTGAACCACAAGTACTAGCAGAAAAAATGGGTCTTACAGTGGAAATGAGAGAAATTACAAAGGATTTCTCTGTTTTTGGACAGCTATACTTTCATGATTGTGATGCAGTATTCTATGATGAAGACAGTGATGAAATGGTACAGACCCATGTAGATGCCAGAACTATCATAGTCGATCCAAAAGCGTTCTTCCTACGTAATCTAGGATCGGTAAACAATACCATTGTCCATGAGTGTGTTCATTGGGATCAGCATAGAAAAGCATTTGAATTGGAGCGGCTTTATAACAGCAGCGTCACACGAATCAAGTGTCAGGTAGTTGGTGGCATAAAAGACAATAGCAGAGATGCAACTGATTGGATGGAATGGCAGGCAAATGCTCTCACTCCAAAGATACAAATGCCACTTGCAATGTTTAAAACCCAAGCGTTTAAGTATATTAAGCAATTTCGTACGGAATTAGGAACGTCTGAACTTATAGATGTAATGGAGCCAGTTATTGACGCTTTGGCTACGTTTTTCTGTGTTTCTCGAACCGCAGCTAAAATCCGTATGATTGATGCCGGGTATGAGGAGGCAATTGGAACCTTTACTTATATAGATGGTCGTTATGTCAAACCTCATAGGTTTAAGAAGGGTGCGCTTGAAAGAAATCAAACGTTCTCTATAAGTGCGGAGGATGCTGCCATCCAAAGCATAACTAATCCTGAAATGGCAGCTTTAGTTGGAGATGGAAGTTATGTTTATGTAGATTCTCACTTTGTTTTAAATCATCCCAAATATTTAACACAGGATATATTTGGACAGACTGTACTTACTGATTATGCACGAACCCATATGGAAGAGTGCTGTTTGGCTTTTAACTTATCAGTCAAGTCTGGATGTAAGGAAAGATATTATACTGAATGTTTTCTCAACCGAGATAAGACATCAAATATTGATTTCGACATAAAATACTGTAACGGTTTTGAACACGCAACTCCAGAGAAGAAAGCAAAGATACTAGCTGATACACTGGCTGAAGAAACGCGGATCTATAATGAACTGCCAAATAGTTATACAAGCTCTCTTAAAATAGTGCGTGAATGGAAAAATGTAACTTATAAAGAATTAGCTGAACGAATACTGATTAATGAACGTACTATAAGACGAATCGTTAATGGTGAAGAGCCAGGTTCTATCAATTCCATAATCTTAATTTGCCTTGGACTTCATCTACCACCTAATATTAGTAGTCATATAATTCGCAATTCCCCCTTTTCGTTAAACTTCAATAACGATAGTCATATTTGGTATAATTTTGCCCTGACTCACCTATATCCAAAATCGATGGATGAGATTAGAGCGTTTTTACAGGAACATGGTGCAGATCCATTATAA
- a CDS encoding ECF-type sigma factor: MKIRIQHENKSIYLEVPDEDFTLMIEADYEDRLSPAEDKEIVVRRSPQEIMDERFNKPEYNNWHKFDRHRGMPKKPFRKDDQEVDETDHMDYFPDYSDEMAREKKEEYEHICEIIRKALKKKQAELLIAIVLDGVSVTEYAEREGVSVSAISHRLDTAKKNFKKIYPKSSTFPSCHG, translated from the coding sequence ATGAAAATTAGAATTCAGCACGAAAACAAATCTATCTATCTGGAGGTACCAGACGAGGACTTTACCTTAATGATTGAGGCGGATTATGAGGACAGGCTATCTCCTGCAGAGGACAAAGAAATTGTGGTTCGGCGTTCTCCACAGGAGATAATGGACGAACGTTTCAACAAGCCGGAGTACAATAACTGGCATAAATTTGACAGACACAGAGGTATGCCAAAGAAACCATTCCGTAAGGATGACCAAGAGGTTGATGAAACCGACCATATGGACTACTTCCCTGACTACTCAGATGAAATGGCTAGAGAGAAAAAAGAAGAGTATGAGCATATCTGTGAAATTATTCGCAAGGCTCTCAAGAAAAAACAAGCGGAGCTACTGATAGCTATAGTCTTGGATGGTGTTTCGGTAACGGAGTATGCAGAACGTGAGGGAGTAAGTGTAAGTGCCATTTCACACCGCTTAGATACAGCTAAGAAGAATTTCAAAAAAATCTATCCAAAATCCTCAACTTTCCCCTCTTGCCACGGCTAA
- a CDS encoding DUF2800 domain-containing protein, producing the protein MSDHAVLSASGAHRWLNCLPSARLELEFVNNESSAAAEGTAAHALCEHKLKKALHMRSKRPVSVYNSDEMEEHSDAYVEFVMEQLELAKQSCTDPLILIEQRLDFSCYVPQGFGTGDCIIIADKKLHIIDFKYGMGVLVDAVDNPQMKLYALGALEIYDSLYDIEEVSMTIFQPRRENVSTWTIRVEDLKDWAEKELKPRAKKAYDGEGEYLPGEWCTFCRAAVKCRARAEEKLKLAQSEFKLPPLLTDSEIEEVLSKLSDLTKWANEIIAYATDAAVNHGKEWHGFKVVEGRSVRKFKDEDAVAEVAKANGYKDIFRQSLITLTEMERLMGKSKFEKILGDLIYKPPGKPTLVPLSDKRPAMNVSNAKNEFNEITEECEYE; encoded by the coding sequence ATGAGTGATCATGCAGTTCTTTCCGCATCAGGCGCCCATAGGTGGCTGAATTGCCTTCCGTCTGCACGATTGGAACTGGAGTTTGTAAATAACGAATCCAGTGCAGCTGCCGAAGGCACCGCCGCCCATGCTCTCTGCGAACATAAACTCAAAAAAGCACTTCATATGAGAAGTAAGCGTCCTGTCTCAGTTTATAACTCCGATGAGATGGAAGAACACAGTGATGCATATGTGGAATTTGTAATGGAGCAGTTGGAGCTGGCAAAGCAGAGCTGCACAGACCCTTTAATACTAATCGAACAGCGTCTTGATTTTTCTTGCTATGTTCCACAGGGATTTGGAACCGGTGACTGCATCATTATTGCCGATAAGAAACTTCACATTATCGATTTCAAGTATGGCATGGGAGTATTGGTAGATGCGGTGGACAATCCACAGATGAAGTTGTACGCACTGGGTGCTTTAGAAATTTACGATAGTTTGTACGACATCGAGGAAGTTTCCATGACCATTTTCCAGCCACGCAGAGAGAATGTCAGCACATGGACAATACGGGTAGAGGATCTGAAAGATTGGGCAGAAAAAGAACTAAAACCAAGGGCTAAAAAAGCTTATGACGGTGAAGGTGAATATCTTCCGGGTGAGTGGTGTACTTTCTGTCGAGCGGCAGTTAAATGCCGTGCTAGGGCCGAGGAAAAACTGAAATTGGCACAATCGGAATTCAAGCTACCCCCACTACTTACGGACTCTGAAATCGAGGAAGTTCTATCTAAACTGTCCGATCTTACGAAGTGGGCAAATGAAATCATTGCTTATGCCACCGATGCAGCTGTTAATCACGGTAAAGAGTGGCATGGTTTTAAGGTTGTTGAGGGCAGATCTGTCCGCAAATTCAAGGATGAAGATGCTGTGGCTGAAGTAGCCAAAGCAAACGGTTATAAAGATATCTTTCGTCAGAGTCTCATCACTCTTACGGAAATGGAAAGGCTGATGGGCAAATCAAAATTTGAGAAGATACTCGGTGATCTTATATACAAGCCACCGGGAAAGCCGACTCTGGTCCCGCTATCGGATAAGCGTCCGGCTATGAACGTATCTAATGCAAAAAACGAATTTAACGAAATAACGGAGGAATGTGAATATGAATAA
- a CDS encoding DUF2815 family protein: MNNKNRTKVITGVNTRLSYFHGWEPVSINGGAEKYSVSVLIPKSDKETINAINAAVDAAIEEGIAKFGGKKPNKAAIKLPLRDGDVERDDEAYKGHYFVNANSTTPPQIVDKAVKPILDRNEVYSGCYARVSLNFYAFNSNGNKGVACGLGNIQKIRDGEPLGSRTTAADDFTTIEDDDFLA; encoded by the coding sequence ATGAATAATAAAAACAGAACGAAGGTTATTACTGGTGTAAACACACGTCTCAGCTACTTTCATGGCTGGGAACCGGTATCCATCAATGGTGGGGCAGAAAAGTATAGTGTATCGGTATTGATTCCTAAATCGGATAAGGAAACCATTAATGCCATCAATGCAGCAGTTGATGCAGCTATTGAAGAGGGCATTGCAAAGTTTGGCGGTAAAAAACCAAATAAGGCTGCTATCAAGCTGCCGCTTCGAGATGGTGATGTAGAACGAGATGATGAGGCTTATAAAGGACATTATTTTGTAAATGCCAACAGCACTACTCCGCCTCAGATTGTAGATAAAGCAGTCAAGCCTATTCTGGATCGCAATGAGGTATACAGTGGTTGCTATGCAAGAGTGTCACTTAATTTCTATGCTTTCAATTCTAATGGGAACAAGGGTGTGGCCTGCGGACTTGGTAACATCCAGAAGATTAGAGACGGAGAGCCTTTAGGCAGCAGAACCACAGCGGCTGATGATTTCACCACAATTGAAGATGATGATTTCCTAGCATAA
- a CDS encoding DNA polymerase encodes MNSISIDIETFSSANLQKCGVYRYAESDDFEILLFGYSVDGGAVQVVDLACGEKIPKEIINALMDNSVTKWAFNAMFERVCLSKWLNLTDYLDPTSWKCSMIWSAYMGLPLSLEGVGAVLGLEKQKLTEGKDLIKYFCTPCSPTKSNGGRVRNLPKHDMDKWERFKAYNLRDVEAEMSIQQRLSKFPLPENIWSEYHLDQKINDRGIAIDMAFVKQAVKMDEKSREKLMALMQDITNLENPNSVQQMKEWLADNGLETDSLGKKAVVEMLKTAPEPLGTVLELRQQLAKSSVKKYTAMENAVCKDGRARGMFQFYGANRTGRFSGRLIQLQNLPQNHMPDLEQARALVRSGNFDALTLLYDSIPEVLSELIRTAFIPQEGMKFIVADFSAIEARVIAWLAGEKWRIDVFQNGGDIYCASASQMFNVPVEKNGVNGHLRQKGKIAELALGYGGSVGALKSMGALEMGIEEEELQPLVTAWRQSNPNITKLWWDVDRAVKTCVKQKTPTETHGIEFIYQSGMLFIVLPSGRQLSYVKPRMGENVFGGESITYEGVGGTKKWERIESYGPKFVENIVQAISRDILCHAMQTLKNCSIVAHVHDEIIIEADMRMSLSTICEQMARTPTWANGLLLSADGYECQFYQKD; translated from the coding sequence ATGAATTCTATATCTATTGATATTGAGACATTTAGTAGTGCCAATCTTCAAAAATGTGGAGTCTACCGTTATGCCGAGAGTGATGATTTTGAAATTCTATTGTTTGGTTATTCGGTTGATGGCGGTGCAGTTCAGGTGGTTGATCTTGCCTGCGGAGAGAAAATCCCAAAAGAAATAATCAATGCTCTTATGGATAATTCCGTTACCAAATGGGCCTTTAATGCTATGTTTGAGCGTGTTTGCCTATCAAAATGGCTTAACCTTACTGATTATCTTGACCCTACATCCTGGAAATGTTCAATGATATGGTCGGCTTATATGGGACTTCCACTTTCACTTGAGGGCGTCGGTGCAGTCTTAGGATTGGAAAAACAAAAATTGACGGAAGGCAAAGACCTCATTAAATATTTCTGTACACCTTGCTCCCCTACTAAATCAAACGGAGGACGAGTTCGTAATTTGCCAAAACACGACATGGATAAATGGGAGCGATTTAAAGCATATAACCTCCGTGATGTGGAAGCCGAGATGTCAATACAGCAGAGACTATCTAAATTCCCGCTTCCAGAGAATATATGGTCAGAATATCATCTTGACCAGAAAATCAATGATCGTGGTATCGCTATAGACATGGCTTTTGTAAAACAAGCCGTCAAGATGGATGAAAAGTCGCGGGAAAAGCTAATGGCTTTAATGCAGGATATAACTAATTTGGAGAATCCAAACTCTGTACAACAAATGAAAGAATGGCTTGCTGATAACGGATTGGAAACAGATAGTCTTGGTAAAAAAGCAGTTGTTGAGATGTTAAAGACAGCACCTGAACCACTAGGCACCGTTTTGGAACTTCGTCAGCAGCTTGCAAAATCATCGGTGAAAAAATATACGGCAATGGAGAATGCGGTATGCAAAGATGGTCGTGCAAGAGGAATGTTTCAGTTTTATGGAGCAAACAGAACTGGTAGGTTTTCGGGCAGGCTTATTCAACTACAAAATCTCCCTCAAAACCATATGCCTGATTTGGAACAGGCTCGTGCTTTAGTTCGTAGCGGAAACTTTGATGCTCTTACCTTACTTTATGATTCTATCCCGGAAGTACTGTCGGAACTTATCCGAACTGCTTTTATTCCACAGGAGGGCATGAAGTTTATAGTTGCAGATTTTTCAGCGATTGAAGCTCGCGTTATCGCCTGGCTTGCGGGAGAGAAATGGAGAATAGATGTATTCCAAAATGGCGGTGATATTTACTGTGCAAGTGCATCTCAGATGTTTAATGTACCTGTGGAGAAAAACGGTGTTAATGGACATCTTCGTCAGAAGGGAAAAATTGCTGAATTAGCCCTAGGTTACGGTGGATCTGTTGGAGCACTGAAATCAATGGGTGCCTTGGAGATGGGAATTGAAGAAGAGGAACTTCAACCTCTTGTAACGGCTTGGAGACAATCCAATCCCAATATTACAAAATTATGGTGGGATGTTGACCGTGCTGTAAAAACCTGCGTTAAGCAGAAAACTCCTACAGAAACACATGGTATTGAATTTATATATCAAAGTGGGATGCTCTTTATTGTCCTTCCTTCCGGCAGACAGCTTTCCTATGTAAAACCTCGTATGGGAGAGAATGTATTTGGTGGTGAGTCAATTACTTATGAAGGGGTTGGTGGGACAAAGAAATGGGAAAGAATCGAAAGCTATGGACCAAAATTTGTAGAGAATATTGTTCAGGCAATCAGTCGGGACATTTTGTGTCATGCCATGCAGACGTTAAAGAATTGTTCCATTGTAGCTCATGTACACGATGAAATTATAATCGAAGCGGATATGAGGATGTCACTTTCTACTATTTGTGAACAAATGGCTAGGACACCAACATGGGCAAATGGCCTGTTACTTAGTGCTGATGGCTATGAGTGTCAGTTTTATCAAAAAGATTAA
- a CDS encoding phage antirepressor KilAC domain-containing protein: MDELVRINYENDRPTVLGRDLHAVLEVKTPYDKWFPRMCEYGFVEGTDFSTFLSESTGGRPAVDHQITIDMAKELCMIQRTPKGKECRQYFLEIERRWNSPEAIMARALQIANQQLTQVRKQNKLLEGTIAVQNQQIAEMKPKVSYYDVVLNCKDLISTSAIAKDYGKSAIWMNRYLNKKGIQFKQGGIWLLYQKYAEKGYTSTKTHSYIGSNGELHTKVHTYWTQKGRLFIYELLKADGILPQIEMEGV; encoded by the coding sequence ATGGACGAATTAGTAAGAATCAATTATGAAAATGACCGCCCCACAGTGCTTGGCCGTGATTTGCATGCAGTTTTGGAAGTGAAAACACCCTATGATAAATGGTTTCCAAGAATGTGTGAGTATGGATTTGTGGAGGGTACGGACTTTTCGACATTTCTGTCGGAAAGTACAGGTGGAAGACCAGCTGTTGACCACCAAATAACAATTGATATGGCAAAAGAGCTATGCATGATACAGCGTACTCCAAAAGGCAAAGAGTGTCGCCAATACTTTCTTGAAATAGAAAGAAGATGGAATTCACCAGAGGCAATCATGGCAAGGGCACTTCAGATTGCCAATCAACAGCTAACTCAAGTAAGGAAACAAAATAAATTACTTGAAGGTACGATTGCTGTTCAGAATCAGCAGATTGCGGAAATGAAACCGAAAGTCTCCTATTATGATGTAGTTCTAAATTGCAAAGACCTCATTTCTACATCAGCAATTGCCAAAGATTACGGCAAGTCAGCTATTTGGATGAACCGCTATCTTAATAAAAAGGGCATCCAGTTTAAACAAGGTGGTATCTGGCTTTTATATCAGAAGTATGCAGAAAAAGGCTATACCAGCACCAAGACACATAGCTACATCGGTAGTAACGGTGAACTGCATACAAAAGTCCATACATATTGGACTCAAAAAGGCAGACTCTTCATTTACGAACTGTTGAAGGCAGATGGTATTTTGCCGCAGATAGAAATGGAGGGTGTGTAA
- a CDS encoding DUF4406 domain-containing protein, producing the protein MGIDKFNHEGYHDPTPHEALTNIIRKKKAEKKSAFKPLVYICSPYSGDVEGNVKKARSFCRFALDQNCIPIAPHLMFPQFLDDENPEERELAIFMDIVLMGKCSEVWVLGNTISSGMAREIEVAKKRRQTVRYFSPEHEEVESL; encoded by the coding sequence ATGGGAATTGATAAATTCAATCATGAAGGATACCATGACCCAACTCCCCATGAGGCACTGACCAACATAATAAGAAAGAAAAAGGCAGAGAAAAAATCTGCCTTTAAGCCGCTTGTATATATTTGTTCTCCCTATTCCGGTGATGTAGAAGGAAACGTTAAAAAGGCTCGCAGTTTTTGCAGGTTTGCATTAGACCAAAACTGTATTCCGATTGCTCCCCACCTTATGTTTCCACAGTTTTTGGATGATGAAAATCCAGAGGAACGGGAACTTGCCATATTTATGGACATCGTGCTTATGGGCAAATGCTCCGAGGTTTGGGTGCTAGGCAATACCATCTCAAGCGGGATGGCAAGGGAGATTGAAGTAGCCAAGAAACGCAGACAAACGGTCAGGTATTTTAGTCCAGAGCATGAGGAGGTCGAAAGCTTATGA
- a CDS encoding virulence-associated E family protein: MKIAVGNSRKDKKWKNKDISWEDFCARVKTTQRTTETVEEYRKLKRGQQDDIKDVGGFVGGHLKGGRRKKGNVLCRSLLTLDMDYGRPDIWEQISMLFDFKCCVYSTHKHTPENPRLRLIVPLAREISEEEYAAVGRMVAKEIGIDLFDDTTYEAHRLMYWPSTSSNGEFVYEEQDGELLDPDVYLSKYQNWRDTSTWPVSSRQSEVINRSLKEQADPLLKEGVVGTFCRAYSVREAIEKFLGAVYAPSAMEGRYDYIPADSSAGVIIYDDKFAYSHHATDPASGLLLNAFDLVRIHKFGSLDDKASTTTAPGKMPSFVAMCEFAIKDEKVKAEFAKERQAQAEEEFSDEDWQTALELDKQGRIKDTLDNIVLIIRHDKELQHIAFNCHRDGIDAKGGLPWEQIKAGWNDSDNALLKVYLSSKYGVYSPTKTKDAVLAVAAERAYHPVKEYLDSLPKWDGISRVDNLLIDYFGATDNSYTKAVIRKTMVAAVARIYRPGTKFDSVLILNGPQGIGKSTFFAKLAGDWFSDSLTITDMKDKSGAEKLQGYWLLELGELAGMRKTDVEIVKSFISRADDKYRASYGVNVESHPRQCVIVGSTNAESGFLRDITGNRRFWPVRISGNGKKKAWQMTKEEVQQIWAETLVLYEKGEKLYLEGDDASMATSEQADAMETDEREGLVRTYLDTLLPDDWDTMSLYERRNFLGGSEFGGGTRVGTVKRTLVCNMEIWCECFGKDASSLRTSDSYAIGAIMRKISGWNKYTGNKNGTINFPIYGKQRAYSRAEEQS, translated from the coding sequence ATGAAAATCGCTGTGGGCAACAGTCGGAAGGACAAGAAATGGAAAAACAAAGATATCTCGTGGGAGGATTTTTGTGCCCGTGTAAAGACAACACAACGTACTACGGAAACAGTAGAAGAATATCGGAAATTAAAAAGAGGCCAACAAGATGATATCAAAGATGTGGGTGGTTTTGTCGGAGGCCATTTAAAAGGGGGAAGGCGAAAGAAGGGCAATGTTTTATGCCGTTCTTTGCTTACCTTAGATATGGATTACGGTAGACCAGATATCTGGGAACAAATCAGTATGCTTTTTGATTTCAAATGCTGTGTTTATTCCACCCATAAGCATACACCGGAAAATCCAAGACTTAGGCTAATCGTTCCTCTTGCTCGTGAAATCAGCGAAGAAGAATACGCAGCCGTTGGACGTATGGTGGCAAAAGAAATCGGCATAGATCTTTTCGATGATACGACTTATGAAGCCCATCGCCTTATGTATTGGCCATCCACTTCCTCTAATGGTGAATTTGTCTATGAAGAGCAGGATGGAGAATTGCTTGACCCTGATGTTTATCTTTCAAAATATCAAAACTGGCGGGATACATCAACATGGCCAGTATCAAGCAGGCAGTCTGAAGTTATAAATCGCAGTCTTAAAGAGCAAGCAGACCCGCTTTTAAAGGAAGGTGTGGTAGGAACATTCTGTCGTGCCTACTCCGTTCGTGAAGCAATTGAGAAATTCTTAGGTGCAGTTTATGCACCTTCTGCTATGGAAGGGCGATACGATTATATTCCAGCTGATAGTAGTGCCGGTGTGATTATCTACGATGATAAATTCGCATACAGCCATCATGCTACAGACCCAGCAAGTGGATTACTCCTCAATGCTTTTGATCTCGTTCGTATTCATAAATTCGGTTCTTTAGATGATAAAGCTTCTACCACTACAGCTCCTGGTAAGATGCCATCTTTTGTGGCAATGTGCGAGTTTGCTATAAAAGATGAAAAAGTAAAAGCTGAGTTTGCTAAGGAGAGGCAGGCACAGGCTGAAGAGGAGTTTAGTGATGAGGATTGGCAGACAGCTTTGGAATTGGATAAGCAAGGCCGAATAAAAGACACTCTAGACAACATCGTTTTGATTATTCGTCATGACAAGGAATTACAGCATATAGCTTTTAATTGCCACCGTGATGGTATTGATGCCAAAGGTGGCCTGCCTTGGGAACAGATCAAGGCGGGTTGGAATGATTCAGATAATGCACTTCTTAAAGTGTATTTAAGCAGCAAATACGGAGTTTATTCACCTACCAAGACCAAGGATGCTGTGTTAGCGGTAGCGGCTGAACGAGCCTACCATCCTGTTAAGGAGTATCTGGACTCCCTGCCAAAATGGGATGGAATTAGTCGAGTAGATAATCTATTAATTGATTATTTCGGTGCAACAGATAATTCCTATACAAAAGCAGTCATCCGCAAAACGATGGTTGCAGCGGTAGCCCGCATTTATAGACCAGGCACAAAGTTTGATAGTGTCCTTATCTTAAACGGTCCTCAAGGTATCGGTAAGTCAACCTTCTTTGCAAAACTTGCTGGAGATTGGTTTTCAGATAGTTTGACCATTACGGACATGAAAGATAAATCTGGAGCTGAGAAACTTCAGGGATATTGGTTATTGGAACTGGGTGAGCTTGCTGGTATGCGTAAGACGGATGTGGAAATTGTGAAGTCTTTTATTTCGAGGGCAGATGATAAGTACCGGGCAAGTTATGGAGTCAATGTGGAGAGCCATCCCCGTCAATGTGTAATTGTCGGTTCTACCAATGCAGAAAGCGGGTTTCTTCGAGATATAACCGGCAATCGAAGATTCTGGCCAGTCCGTATTAGCGGTAATGGTAAAAAGAAAGCTTGGCAGATGACTAAAGAGGAAGTACAACAGATTTGGGCAGAGACACTAGTGCTATATGAGAAGGGCGAAAAACTCTACCTTGAAGGTGATGATGCATCCATGGCAACTAGTGAGCAGGCAGATGCCATGGAAACAGATGAACGAGAAGGATTGGTTCGTACCTATCTGGATACTCTTTTGCCGGATGATTGGGACACTATGTCTTTATACGAGCGTAGAAATTTCCTCGGCGGTAGCGAATTTGGCGGCGGCACCCGTGTTGGAACAGTAAAAAGAACCCTTGTCTGCAATATGGAGATTTGGTGTGAATGTTTTGGAAAAGATGCATCCTCATTGAGAACATCTGATTCTTATGCCATCGGTGCCATTATGAGAAAGATCAGTGGGTGGAACAAGTACACCGGGAACAAGAACGGAACAATCAATTTTCCTATCTATGGAAAGCAACGAGCTTATTCCCGAGCCGAGGAACAAAGCTAG
- a CDS encoding VRR-NUC domain-containing protein has translation MLEKYIEKKLVAEVKKMGGIAAKFVSPGLDGMPDRLVLLPFGKIAFVELKAPGKKPRPLQIRRIKQLQKLGFTCYVIDDVEQIGGILDEIQSS, from the coding sequence ATGCTTGAAAAATATATCGAAAAGAAACTGGTGGCTGAGGTAAAAAAGATGGGAGGCATTGCAGCAAAGTTTGTTAGTCCGGGTTTGGATGGGATGCCAGACCGCCTAGTGCTTTTACCATTTGGGAAGATAGCATTTGTGGAATTAAAGGCTCCCGGAAAGAAACCTCGTCCACTACAGATTAGAAGAATAAAGCAATTACAGAAGTTAGGCTTTACCTGCTATGTCATTGACGATGTTGAGCAGATTGGAGGGATACTCGATGAAATACAATCCTCATAA